The window cttaagccagccctataaaataatttgtcctcagtgagatgctgccatctcATAGTGAGGTTGTATCATTGTGCCTTTACTTTAGTCCATTCTTTAATCTCTTTATctagtacagaggatttggatcctatcccagcaagcaatggacgGAAGGCAGAATACACACTGGACATAGTGCCTGTCCTTCACgggacagacaaacagacacaaacacacacacaccagggccagttttcccataggccaattaacctaccagtatgttttggactgCGAGAGgaaatcatatcacacatatggaaaCCCAcagaacccagagagaacatgcaaactccacacacacaggacagcaggaattgaacctagggcccagtgctgcaagatagcaatgctaaccacttggccaccattagaaatggatggatagcttagttatctttctagttcacagatttacatgcataatttaattttgaaagccactgagacatctagtactattgttgtatttatgaaaacaaacatacaaaaagCATGCTAACAACGGTGCCAtcctattccttagttaatacattttatttttataaacagttaaaattgttagcaaaatattttgaattatattttaccctattttttctttaattttgtatttaacttattttcggTTAAGTTTtaatcagatttaatgtatatttgaacaaagaaaacatattttgacaagATGCGGgaaaaagtgcaacaatttattacagtgctaaatttaatattattaattagtaATAGTTTAtcctaacacctaactttcttaattagatgtatttaaaacaatgaactaagtgtaacataacattcagaaatacaattgagaatagttttctggtgtttgtatagatgaaacttttctaaaatgtaaaacaaaattaaagacgattaaaatctgtaatctttccacatgcattgtcattagaaagtaaaaGTTCCTGCTTTGCCaacgatggtatcaaaaagtggTCTAAGTGATGAGAAACCTGTGCtttatgataattaagggacttagaagtaaaagaaaatgatttatgttGTTTAAGTTTAAACACTAAGTTAGAATGCAGACGCAGTTGGTGCCATTCGCACTCCACACTGTAAACAGTATTGTGTAATACTGAGCTCTGTCGGTGCCAGCCCGCCCATGACAGAGAGAAGTGGGCAGTacactattttcagagcctctgattgggaaaaaaaagacctgctgatttgttctacataccaggaagagaacagaatatgattttttctattcgaaattaagaagtaaaaaccttacagcgtacacaaagattctaagctgatcatgaggaagaaaaatcattcgcataaaaagtggttattaactatcgaaacctatttttatagcttttaaagttgtgcaatgtctaagttaagcaggaacacatcattatatcatattttttatttcttttttacaaataaaaaaaaatcgtttgcccagcctaacaatAATCGAAAATCGAATAAAACATAAATTTACCACATGCTCAGCATGTTTGGAATGTCACACGTCCACTGCTgcacttgcattttaaatccTGTTCATCTAAAAACAATCGGGGACGGGGATTCCCCTCAGTTTGATACGGAACGTGCCGGGTTTTCAATTAAATGGCCTTTTCAGCCTTTATTGGCCTTGAAGGTGAAAGGTTTTATGTTAAAAACCTAACCTAGGGTAAGATGTACTTGTGTGCAAAATTTCAGGTCTGTAGGATGAAAAATAAGAGCGTGCATaaagaacaaacaaacattGTGCTTTATAGATGATGAATTTATGTAGTTTTTTATATTATAACTATAGTGAATTGAAGTCCTATTGAATTGAAGTCATATATTGGATCCCTTTATTTAGAGAATTGGAGCAGAGATGACTGTGAAGAAACCTGATACATGTGGTCAGAATTCTGAATGACAGTAAcagtcaacccagtggatttcttcagaatggacAGTGAAACACGAATGAGAAggaacaagtggaaactacatggaagtttatttaaaactgttaactgcaggcacttctttacataaaggattgtaggggtgtggaacaagctgccaagTCATGCGGTTGAAgtgataccctggtttccttGATGAAATGGCTAGATAACATACTTAGTTCAATGGCCTGAATTGCCTGCTCTCATTTGTAAATAACGTGTTaatgtttttccatttgtttataACATTCCCCTTTAAACAAGAGTTTGAGTGTCACTGTATTTGATGCAATTTAGAAATGGTGTCAAATATATGATGTCAGTCATAGGCACTACCCTTGTGTTTTTACAAACattcaaatacatttagaaaaatcTGCTCAGCATATACTTTTTCATGCAAAGAGATGTGTTCTATCCAGTGAACTTGATGGATATATTTTATTGCATTACTTTTTGAACTTTTTGTAGCAAGGAGCAGGGCACATGGCATTTAGTTTTGGAGGAGGGAAGACAGAGGTTTAGATCATGAAGGAAATCACATGGAGTTTCAAAAGAGAGAAGGAGTTTCAGGGCATGAAGGAGAATGTCTTATTATGAATGTTGTAGAGGGTCATGGGAAAATAAGGAGAGCTTCATGTGAAACATACACAAATCAAAAGATGAAAGAGGCAaattaaggtttattttttcacttctttTGTTTTGGATTTCAGGCTCAAACTGGGACCTATAAAATTGACCCATGAAAGATGTCAGAAGCAGGTACAGTATTGAACTTATATTAATCTCAACAGAACCTTCTGTTTTTTACCATGTCTGTAACGCAGGAGACTGCATTGTTAAGTCTGTTGACATTTAACTAATGGATATtctccaatgtacagtatttactcaCCCTCTGCATTAATGCCAGTTTAGTTTTCTTCAGCACTGACTAGTCAGTGAAGTTCCAGTACAGTGAATGTCCCGAGGATATTAACACAGTTAGGGCTGTGTTACAGAAAGGGACTTGGTTCATTTTTCCAGCTTTCTATggcagaatatactgtatacaggtgcCTGGTTTCAGGtgttaacaataaaacaaaataaaaaacaggtcAGTCAGGACATTCATTGTATGGTAATGAATGGGGAATATTATACCAGGACAGTATAAAGAGCCACACATGCTTAGACATATGTGTGAGGGACCACACTATCTCACTGAGAGATGCCACTCCGGGCATGCTAGTGAGGggcaagaaagagaacagattgaAGGCAAATGTTAATTGCAGGAGTGGACTAGTGTCTTAAGGTGCAGCTAGACAGATGTCCATGTTGTGCCCAGCTGTGGAGGAGGCAGCTCTAATTCAAAGCAGCAGAGAGTGCAGGGATGCAGGCTGAGAATGGCGCTGTGGACTAGGATGGACAGAAGAGTAAGCCGTATGTATAAATGGTGTGTGGGCTGCtggcatggagtttgtacacCAGCTTGACatttattatttgtaaatttgctCCATGAAGCAAAGAACCTTGCGCCCGACATGAGACACAAgcccactaccctgagattatgagtctcatggtctaccaactgagctagtTGGGACACGATGGTTACAAGGATGCTATAATGGTCAGGCAGCTGCAaatgaaatgcagtttttttctttctttttcaatggCTTGTGAAATAATTTACCATGTCCTCTTTCAGAGATGTTTGTACagtaatgtgaaaaagaaagtacaccctcttttaaaaaaattctatggttttacATATCAGGGTATAAATAACAATCGTCTGGTCCTCACCAACTTTTATAATTAGACAAATCTAGAATCAGATAACAGTCAACTTCATAACAGATTTCactatgtcattatttattcaacaaaaagtaagcaaaaatgcagaaaccatgtgggaaaaaataagtacacCCTTATTGCTTCCATAGGACTTAAGAAGGTAATTAGCAGCCAGTTGCTGCTAATCAAATGCATTTGATTAGTTGATCATCAGGAAGTGTGACCACCTCTATAAAAGCAGCACTTTTAGCAGTTTGGTAGTCTGGAACATTCAGGTGTGTGTTAACACTATGCCAAGGAACAAATAAATCAACAATGAACTCAAAGAAGCAATTGTTGCTGGTCATCAGTCTAGGAAGGGTTTTAAGGACATTTCCAAACAATTTGAAATTCATCATTCTACAGTGAGAAGGATTATTTACAAATGGAGAACATTCAAGACAGTTGCcaatcttcccaggagtgggTGTCCCAGCAAACTCACCCCAAGGTCAGACTGTATAATGCTCAGAGAAATCACAAGGAACCCAAGAGTTACATCTAGGGATCTACAGCCCTTGGTtaacatgttaaatgttaaagttcATGACAGTACGATcagaaaaagactgaaaaagTATGGCTTTCGTGGAAGTTTAGCCAGGAGAAAGCTCCTTCTCTCCAAAAAGAACATTGCACCATGGCTTAGATTTGCAAAGTTGCATCTGAACAAACCACAAGATTTCTGGAACAATGTACTTTGGACAGACGAGACCAAAGTGAGGATGTTTGGTCATTATGCACAGCGCCATGTTTggcgaaaaccaaacacagcgtCTCACCACCAGCACCTCATACGAACCGTCAAGtacggtggtggaggggtgatgATTTGGGCTTGTTTTGCAGCACAGGACCTTGGCACTTTGCAGTCATCGAGTCGACCATGAGCACCTCCTTATGCCAAATTAATCTAGAGACAATTGTGAGGCCATCTGTCCGACAGCTAAAGCTTGGCCGAAATTGAGCCATGCAACAGAACAATGATCCCAAGCACACCAGCAAATCTAcaactgaatggctgaaaaagaaaataatagatagatagatactttattgatcccgtgagggaaattgcagtgcaacagcagctttacacagacaacacagccacagtgtaacgaatgatacaataataataatagtacaatacatacaatacaatcagtacagtcaggggtgcactaaaagagttactcacagtccggacacaaaaaacaaactaaaacagaACAGCACGcggaaaaatcgtatcacacatatgaatataaatatagatgtaaatatagatatagatataaatataaatgtattgcacgggtccctggcatatattgtaATACGAGAAAAGTTGTAAACGAGTTGTaaacgagaaaagaaaagaaagagaacagatgtagcagtagatgtgtagatgctttcagtccagaaacaggtcactgtcaatgttgcctctgcccagacgcaaggtggatgcattgtacagtcttatggcagaaggcaaaaatgacctcctgtagcgctccctgtcgcaccgtggatgaatcagtccaTTGCTGAACATGCTCTTCATTTCCACAAGCATGTCacagaggggatgggagacattgtctatgatggcctctagtttggacaccattctcctctcagccactacctccaaggggtccaggtcagacccaatgacagagcttgctctcctgatgagcttgttcagccttttagaatccactgctctaatcccagtgccccagcataccactgcgtagaaaatggcgctcgctaccaccgactgatagaacatatgtagcatcttactacatacattgaaggacttGAGCCtcctctgtcccttcttatagatggcctcaaTGTTCTtggaccattccagtctatcgtcgatgtgcactcccaggtacttaaaccagcaagtccaccatctccacgccactctcgtggatgtagacaggagtaggtttgacctttttcctcctgaaatctaccaccagttcctttgtctttgttacattcagttccaagtggttcaccccacagcactccacaaagctgctgaccagtcctctgtactcctcctcctgctcaccatTGATACAttccacaattgcagagtcatctgagaacttctgcaggtggcatgactttgagttgtacttaaagtccgaagtatagagggtgaagaggaatggagaaagaactgtcccttgaggtgcccctgtgttactcactacctgttcagacacacagttctgaagtctcacagactgtggtctgcctgtcaggtagtcagtgatccacgaggtcatggaagcatcgacttgcatctcctccagtttcctcctaagaagtaagggctggatggtattgaaggcactggagaagttgaaaaacatgatccttacagtgttgctaGCCCTGTCCAGGTCCAGGTCTACATGctgccctttgcagcatgtagatgatcacatcctccacaccaacactgggctggtaggcgaactgtagggtgttcagtgatgagctgaccaggggtctcaggtgggataagaccagtcACTCTagtgtcttcatgacgtgagaagtcagtgcaactgatctgtagtcgttgaggacagaggggcgccctttctttggtaccgggaccaggcatgatatcttccagagcaccgggactctctccaagcgcaggctcaggttgaacagtcgctggagcactccgctcatCTGATCAGtacaggccctcagaactctgggacagatgttatctggtcctgtggccttaccctggtgcagcctcttcagctccttcttcacctggtcagccgtgatggtcagcctggcctgggggatggtgctcatagcgCTTTCAGTGCTACAGGTGTTAGTGGTTAATGGTTAATAATCAAGGTATTGGAAtagccaagtcaaagtccagacctcaacCCCATTGAGATGCTGTAGCAGGACCTTAAGAGAGCTGTGCATAAACGAATGCCCTCAAACATCAATGAACGGAAGCAATGTTGTAAAGAAGAGTGGGACAAAATTCCCCCAAAATTATGTGAGAGACTGATAAACTCATTCTGAAAACAATTACTTCAAGTTATGGCAGCTAAAGGTGGTTCTACAAGCTACTTAGTTTTCGCACATGGCTTCTGCATGTTggcttattttttgttaaataaaaaatgacatagtggaatctgttatgtgttgtttgttacCTGTTAGATTTACCTAATTTTAGAGGACCAGATAATTTTTTATGTCCTGATATATAAAACCATAGAATTGAAAGAGGGTGTACTTTTTTTCACATGACTGTATGTGCGACTGTTAAAGGATCATGTTGCACTATCCAAAGAACAACAAACGTTTTTTCTGCTTTCACATTCTTCTTTAACTCTACACTTCTCCTCACCCATGTTCActttcctgtctctgtctcttacTCTTTCTCCCTGCTGTTCAGCCCAAGGTGTTGAGTTTGTGGATAATCACAGGGCCATTCTCATTCAGAGGGTGAACCCAGTTGACCCCATAGCGGATGAACTGCTCTCAGAAAAGATGATCCATCGGGAGAGCTACAACAGGGTCCATGCTGCTACAACCCCTCAGGACAAAATGAGAGAGCTGTATAAAGACCTGGATTCTGGGGGAACAACAGTGAAAAACAAGTTCTACACAATTCTGCAAAAGGACTACAGACATATTGTCAACGACTTAGGTAAGAGCACCATTCTCATTCATACTCActcttttctcttgttttttaattctatCCTTGCTTCTCACAATGTCAtctgtcatcatataaaaattCATTAGCACATAGCAAAAATGACAAACTTCACTTCCTTGCTTACTTGTATATAGTATGTAGTGTATATAGTGATTACCTGTGGATTTTACTGAATATACTACAATCACTAACaactattcttgtgttgatatttattttttacttgtattttaaaagaactTACTGTCATTATGCATAGACCTTATACAAGGTGGAACAACTATAGACAATGAGTCTCACTCATTCTCTAACTGCAAGACTCTACATGACTTTAACCAGCAAGAAAATGGATAAAGAGAAGGGAATAACAAATTCTCTTTagcaaaaaacacagcaaaccaAACTATGGACTTATAAAAACCCAAGGGGCAGAGGCCTTTATAAATTAGTGTGAACTGTGTGGAGGCTTTTATTTTAGAGCCGGTAAGCAGCTTAGCTGTTGATAGTGAGGGACTTGGGAAGAGGTCTAGTAAGTAGCTTTAAGAGGAGCTTAggcttttgtttgcttttgagtatttctttcttttcactttaaatacaatatttttaccttatagctgtttgtgtttgttttacttATTTAGATCTTATTATACTTAAaacatataattatttatatgtTACTTGTATATAGTATGTAGTGTATATAGTGATTAATTGTGCATTTTACTGAATATACTACAATGACTAACAACTATTCTTGtgttaatatttactttttattttaaaacgtatttattttaaaacaacttaCTATCATTATATATAGACCTTATACAAGGTGGCACaactatataatttatatactcACATATCACAATGATTAGACCTATTCAATTAAGAGAAACACATAGTGTTATGTAAGAGTAAGTGAGCTCTAGATAACATGAATATGAATGGGTTTGATCAAAAGCAGTCATAGTCAAGAGTGAACAACCAGTCACTATTACTTTAACAGAACAGGGAGAGAAAACTCTCtgtgtattgttacagcttCATCGCCAGAATGCCAACAGGCTCCAGGTTCTCAAACACATGATACAGGTTGGtccaatatttaacattttcagtgtgaagttttctttcttccaagTGCTGTTTAATCCAGTGTTATTTTACTAAACTACAGAGTAGAGCTCCTGTGATCACCTGGGAATGGGCTCTGAACACCTTCAGAATGGAGGTTGACGCTCTGCTGGATAGGTCACTGATGAGAATCTCAGCTCAGTAAAACGCTGGACAGTGGTGTAAGATAGAGCCCAGGGCTGGTCACTTGGTTAACTAAGTCAAATAATGGGTTTCTgttaaatataacatttaaagaaTGTACAGAAGGAAATCAGAAAGAAAGCCAGTCTCACTCATTCTCCAACCACAAGACTCTACATGACTTAAACCAGCAAGCAAACAGATCCAGAGAAGGGAATAACAAATTCTGTTTagcaaaaaacacagcaaaccaAACTATGGACTTATAAAAACCCAAGGGGCAGAGGCCTTTATAAATTAGTATGAACTGTGTGGAGGCTTTTATTTTAGAGCCGGTAAGCGGCTTAGCTGTTGATAGTGAAGGACTTGGGAAGAGGTCTAGTAAGTAGCTCTAAGAGGAGCTTAggcttttgtttgcttttgagtatttctttcttttcactttaaatacaatattttttaccttatggctgttttgtgtttgttttacttatttataTCTATCAACCTGCTTACAACAGGTGTGTTGTGTGTCCTTCTTGGACACTAATTCTAAAGACATATTACACTGTCAGTATTTCTCCTGCCTTCTCTGACTGTCCCTTTACTATCGTGCTCTGTCTGTTTTAGGGTGGCTGCAGACACTGAAAGACAAACACAAGAAAGCTCTAAAGGGGAAGTTTGAAGTTGTGTCTGAGGTAATTGCTAAGCCAGGAGAACAGACCCTCCTCGATGACATCTTTACACACGTGTGGATAACTGAGGGCAACTGTGTTGAGGTGAATCATGGACATGAAGTCAGACAGATAGAGATCGTCTCCAAAATCACAAAATCAGAGATCCACTCCGTCAAGTGCAGCGATATTTTCAAACCACTGCCAGGACAGACCAGGCCCATCAAGACAGTACTGATGAAGGGAGTTGCTGGCATCGGGAAAACATTCTCTGTGCAGAAATTCATTCTCGACTGGGCTACTGGAAAAGACAACCAGGACTTTgactttatattttttcttccattccGTGAATTAAACTTGATCGAATCAGAAATGAGTTTACAGGAGCTAGTTCTGTATATCTGCCCAGAACTAAAATCCTCTGATAATGTTTTAGATGGCCACAAAGTCCTGTTCATCTTAGATGGTCTGGATGAAAGCAAACatccttttaactttaaaacaaaCCAGAGATGGTCTGATGTGAAAAAGCAAACTTCAGTGGACATGTTGTTAACAAACCTCATCAAGAGGAACTTTTCTGATGATGCCTTCATCTGGATCACTTCCAGACCAGCTGCAACAGGTCTGATCCCTCCAGAGCTCATCAGCAGGGTGACAGAGGTCCTGGGGTTTGAAGACCAGCAGAAGGAAGAGTACATCAGAAAGAAATGTAAGAACAGAGCTCTAACAGACAGAATTATTTCACATATAAAGACACTGAGGAGTCTTTACATGTTGTGCTATGTTCCTGTTTTCTGCTGGATTGTAGTTACTGTTCTGGAGCGCACATTGGAAGAGAGCAGAGGGGCCAATCCAACAACACTGACAGATTTCTATACATACTTTCTGCTTGTCTTACTCAcagcaaaggaaaataaagaaaatgtcctCAAATCAAATCAAGAAGCAATTCTGAAGCTGGGAAAGCTGGCATTTGATAGTCTAgagaaaaacataatttttttcTATGAAAAAGATTTGAGAGAATATGCCATTGATCTCAACAACTCCTCCCTTTACTCAGGGGTGTGGaaggaaatatttaaacaagATTCAGCCTTATTTCAGGAAAAGGT is drawn from Lepisosteus oculatus isolate fLepOcu1 chromosome 18, fLepOcu1.hap2, whole genome shotgun sequence and contains these coding sequences:
- the LOC102696027 gene encoding protein NLRC3-like, with protein sequence MSEAAQGVEFVDNHRAILIQRVNPVDPIADELLSEKMIHRESYNRVHAATTPQDKMRELYKDLDSGGTTVKNKFYTILQKDYRHIVNDLASSPECQQAPGSQTHDTGWLQTLKDKHKKALKGKFEVVSEVIAKPGEQTLLDDIFTHVWITEGNCVEVNHGHEVRQIEIVSKITKSEIHSVKCSDIFKPLPGQTRPIKTVLMKGVAGIGKTFSVQKFILDWATGKDNQDFDFIFFLPFRELNLIESEMSLQELVLYICPELKSSDNVLDGHKVLFILDGLDESKHPFNFKTNQRWSDVKKQTSVDMLLTNLIKRNFSDDAFIWITSRPAATGLIPPELISRVTEVLGFEDQQKEEYIRKKCKNRALTDRIISHIKTLRSLYMLCYVPVFCWIVVTVLERTLEESRGANPTTLTDFYTYFLLVLLTAKENKENVLKSNQEAILKLGKLAFDSLEKNIIFFYEKDLREYAIDLNNSSLYSGVWKEIFKQDSALFQEKVYCFLHLTVQEYFAALYVFGSYQNNNINPLKKTVLGVSRLGRISLLSLNKGALERAIQSRTGHLDLFVRFLLGMEMKNNQELLKGFLSHTQDHSSDIQKTAGFIKKLIRGTSSPERCMNLFHCLSELKDKSLMDEFNVTLDKVKRSGQTLSPSQCSALAYFSLLSEKEIDVFNMREYATSEECVRRLLPVAKITKTLRMESCKLTERCCEDLASVLQSQHSSLRKLYLSENNLGDSGVKLLSAALRDPNCKLTTLW